In one Chryseobacterium camelliae genomic region, the following are encoded:
- a CDS encoding FtsB family cell division protein codes for MKENNLIKDIQPKSETFKLIQKYVLNKYTLTICLFLVWMIFFDKTSFLVINELNGEISKYEDQLQYYKTEYEKNDAFYKKLMNNKSEKEKYARENYFMKKPNEEIFILVVDSANIAKK; via the coding sequence ATGAAAGAAAACAACCTTATTAAGGACATCCAGCCCAAGTCTGAAACTTTTAAGCTGATTCAAAAATATGTTTTGAATAAATATACGCTTACCATTTGCCTGTTTCTGGTATGGATGATTTTCTTTGATAAAACTTCGTTTTTGGTAATTAATGAACTGAATGGGGAAATTAGCAAATACGAAGACCAGCTTCAATATTATAAAACCGAATATGAAAAAAATGACGCGTTTTATAAAAAATTGATGAATAATAAATCTGAAAAAGAAAAATACGCAAGAGAAAACTATTTCATGAAAAAACCGAATGAAGAGATCTTTATTTTGGTAGTAGATAGTGCGAATATTGCGAAAAAATAA
- the udk gene encoding uridine kinase, whose product MLVIGIAGGTGSGKTTVVDKILQQLDVEGMNILSQDNYYHDNQNLTLTEREALNYDHPKSIDFELMLKHVKALKNNEPIEQPIYSFVTHSRTGDHVTVEPKNVLVVEGILVLTNKELLKEFDLKVFVHADSDERLIRRIRRDTQERGRDLNEVLHRYQTTLKPMHQEFIEPSKNEADLIIPNMKQNSVAIDFLTTVIKNSLRKH is encoded by the coding sequence ATGCTTGTAATAGGAATTGCAGGAGGTACAGGATCCGGCAAAACTACGGTTGTTGATAAGATTCTTCAGCAACTTGATGTTGAAGGAATGAACATCCTTTCTCAGGATAATTATTATCATGATAATCAAAATCTTACGCTTACAGAAAGAGAGGCTTTAAACTATGATCATCCTAAGTCTATAGATTTTGAACTGATGTTGAAACATGTGAAAGCTTTAAAAAATAATGAGCCGATTGAGCAGCCGATTTATAGCTTTGTTACCCATTCCAGAACCGGAGATCACGTTACTGTAGAACCTAAAAATGTATTGGTAGTAGAAGGGATTTTAGTACTTACCAACAAAGAATTGCTGAAAGAATTTGATTTAAAAGTTTTCGTTCATGCGGATTCTGACGAGAGATTGATCAGGAGGATCAGGAGAGACACCCAGGAAAGAGGAAGAGATCTGAATGAAGTACTGCACCGTTATCAAACAACTTTGAAACCGATGCATCAGGAATTTATTGAGCCTTCAAAAAACGAAGCGGATTTGATTATCCCGAATATGAAGCAAAATTCCGTAGCGATTGATTTTTTAACTACTGTTATTAAAAATTCGTTGAGAAAACATTAA
- a CDS encoding KTSC domain-containing protein, producing the protein MKKIGEHRKLLGVEQNVTLKELKTIYRNAMKDTHPDKFINDESGKLEAEEKSKSVIEAYHFLVSINPETQEKYKEEYTETITKSNIQDFYLEKSILTVQHLNGVSYEYMGVPRNTYIKMINSDSPSRFARRHIYGNFVYRKAGEVMQD; encoded by the coding sequence ATGAAAAAAATTGGTGAGCACAGAAAACTTTTGGGAGTTGAGCAGAATGTGACTTTAAAAGAGTTGAAGACCATTTACAGAAATGCGATGAAAGATACGCATCCTGATAAATTTATCAATGATGAATCCGGAAAACTGGAAGCTGAAGAAAAAAGCAAATCTGTTATTGAAGCATACCATTTTTTAGTAAGCATCAATCCGGAAACTCAGGAAAAATATAAAGAAGAATATACGGAAACGATTACCAAATCTAATATTCAGGATTTTTATCTGGAGAAATCGATCCTGACTGTTCAGCATTTGAACGGGGTTTCGTATGAATATATGGGTGTACCGAGAAACACGTACATCAAAATGATTAACTCCGATTCACCGAGCCGTTTTGCAAGAAGACATATCTACGGAAACTTTGTTTACAGAAAAGCAGGTGAAGTAATGCAAGACTAA
- a CDS encoding Cof-type HAD-IIB family hydrolase, which translates to MKDIKLIVTDMDGTFLNSKYEVSPDFPMVYEELKKRDILFVPASGRQMSGITKYFGEIKNEIGFIAENGGYVVYKNEEIFADKLSQNSIADIIRTVREIQGARAVLSAKESSYYESSDHAFVDYFSKYYIQNQKKEDLTQEINDSVFKIAIYHPVSAEEFLYPALKKFENENLVVVVSGKNWLDIMNKHTNKGNAIEKLQKSLNILPEQTMAFGDYLNDIEMLKNAHYSYAMENAHPSVKEVAKFEACSNDRFGVLETIKTYLNGI; encoded by the coding sequence ATGAAGGATATTAAGCTGATTGTAACCGATATGGACGGCACTTTCCTGAATTCAAAATACGAAGTAAGTCCGGATTTTCCAATGGTATATGAAGAACTAAAAAAACGCGACATTCTTTTTGTTCCTGCGAGCGGAAGACAGATGTCGGGAATTACCAAATATTTCGGAGAAATTAAAAACGAAATTGGTTTCATCGCTGAAAACGGAGGATACGTGGTATATAAAAATGAAGAGATTTTTGCAGACAAACTTAGCCAAAACTCAATTGCTGATATTATCCGAACGGTAAGAGAAATTCAAGGAGCGAGAGCGGTTTTAAGTGCAAAAGAAAGTTCGTATTATGAAAGCAGTGATCATGCATTTGTAGACTATTTTTCCAAGTATTATATTCAGAATCAGAAGAAGGAGGATCTTACGCAGGAAATTAATGACTCTGTTTTTAAAATTGCTATCTATCATCCGGTAAGTGCAGAAGAATTTTTGTATCCTGCATTGAAAAAGTTTGAAAACGAAAATTTGGTAGTCGTAGTTTCGGGAAAAAACTGGCTGGATATTATGAATAAGCATACCAACAAAGGAAATGCTATTGAAAAACTGCAGAAATCTTTAAATATTCTTCCGGAGCAGACCATGGCTTTCGGAGATTATCTGAATGATATTGAAATGCTTAAAAACGCCCATTATTCCTACGCAATGGAAAATGCTCATCCTTCCGTAAAAGAAGTGGCAAAGTTTGAAGCCTGTTCCAATGATCGATTTGGAGTATTGGAAACCATAAAAACCTATCTGAACGGAATATAA
- a CDS encoding efflux RND transporter permease subunit — MKLAEISIKRPSLVIVLFTILTLGGLLSYSMMGYELIPKFETNMVTISTVYPGASPSEVETSVTRKIEDAVGSLENVKKVESSSYESLSVIMVQLNTGADVNYALNDAQRKVNAILADLPDDADPPSLQKFSLDDLPIMTLSISSDKLNNKELYDLLDKKIEPIFSRVNGVAQVDLVGGQEREIQVNLDEKKMQGYGVAIADVQQAILSSNLDFPTGALKTRTSRSTIRLSGKYKNVAEMNNLVVSNKNGAQVRLSDIATVFDTQKDVEKVARYNQLPTILLQVKKQSDANAVSVSELVKKTIAQVQDNYKAQAIKVNIVDDTTDFTLEAADHVIFDLFLAIILVAIVMLLFLHNIRNAFIVMVSIPMSLIATVIGMYLMGYTLNLMSLLGLSLVVGILVDDAIVVLENVYRHMEMGKSRIRAAYDGASEIGFTVTAITLVIVVVFLPIAMSSGLVSDILTQFCVTVVIATMLSLLASFTIIPWLSSRFGKLVHLSGKNPFEKFILWFEKQLEKFTHWITGILEWCLKTTLRRIMTVIVTFIILISSFMLVAFGFIGGEFFPKMDRGQFLVQMELPKDASVEKTNQVTLAVEKYLRNDKDVVDMITTVGQQSSGFGGAQATLYQSEIQVILVDKSLRNESTDIKSARIKRALEEKFTGVEFKTAPIGLMGADNAPIEMVVTAQDNETANKEANRILELLKKVPGSVDAELSTDSGNPEVQVNIDRDKMASLGLNLSSVGQTMQTAFSGNTDGKFRAGEYEYDINIRFGDANRQSIEDVRNLIFTNNNGEQIRLSQFAEVKMGSGPSLLERRDKAPSVKVKSKVVGRPVGDVANEWAAQFMDNEKTKPAGVTYIWSGDMENQTEGFGTLGIALLAAIVLVYLVMVSLYDSFVYPFVVLFSIPLALIGVMVILAITGNSLNIFTMLGMIMLIGLVAKNAIMIVDFANMRKAAGFSTHDALIQANHARLRPILMTTIAMIFGMIPIAIAKGAGAEMNNGLAWVIIGGLTSSLFLTLIIVPVVYSLFDSVLRRMGQHEKVDYEAEMKADYEHRELSEDGFTPKHVD, encoded by the coding sequence ATGAAGTTAGCAGAAATATCCATTAAAAGGCCATCGCTGGTTATCGTATTATTTACGATACTTACGCTGGGTGGTTTATTAAGTTACTCCATGATGGGGTACGAGTTGATTCCGAAGTTTGAAACTAATATGGTAACCATTTCTACGGTATATCCGGGAGCTTCACCAAGTGAGGTAGAAACATCGGTGACCAGAAAAATTGAAGATGCCGTTGGTTCTTTGGAAAACGTAAAAAAAGTAGAATCTTCGTCTTACGAAAGTTTATCGGTGATCATGGTTCAGCTGAATACAGGAGCCGATGTAAACTATGCTTTGAATGATGCACAAAGAAAAGTAAATGCTATTTTAGCAGACCTTCCTGATGATGCAGATCCGCCGTCACTACAAAAATTCTCATTGGATGATTTACCGATCATGACCTTGAGTATTTCAAGTGACAAGCTGAATAATAAAGAACTTTACGATCTTTTAGATAAAAAAATAGAGCCGATCTTCTCACGTGTAAACGGAGTAGCGCAGGTTGACCTTGTAGGTGGACAGGAAAGGGAGATCCAGGTAAATCTGGATGAAAAGAAAATGCAGGGATATGGTGTTGCTATTGCAGACGTACAGCAGGCTATTCTTTCTTCCAACTTGGATTTCCCTACGGGAGCGTTGAAAACAAGGACTTCAAGATCTACGATCAGACTTTCAGGAAAGTATAAAAACGTTGCTGAAATGAACAATCTTGTGGTTTCCAATAAAAATGGAGCACAGGTTCGTTTATCTGATATTGCAACTGTATTCGATACCCAGAAAGATGTTGAAAAAGTAGCAAGATACAATCAGTTACCGACCATTTTACTTCAGGTGAAGAAACAATCTGACGCCAATGCGGTATCGGTTTCAGAATTGGTAAAAAAAACGATTGCTCAGGTTCAGGATAACTATAAAGCTCAGGCAATTAAAGTAAATATTGTAGATGATACGACAGACTTTACACTTGAAGCTGCAGATCACGTAATTTTCGACTTATTCTTGGCGATTATCTTGGTTGCCATCGTAATGTTGTTATTCCTACACAACATCAGAAACGCATTCATTGTAATGGTTTCGATCCCGATGTCTTTGATTGCTACGGTAATCGGAATGTATCTGATGGGATATACCTTGAACTTGATGAGTTTATTAGGACTTTCCCTTGTAGTAGGTATTCTTGTGGATGACGCGATTGTGGTCTTGGAAAATGTTTACCGTCACATGGAGATGGGAAAAAGCAGAATTCGTGCAGCGTACGATGGAGCTTCGGAGATTGGATTTACCGTAACGGCAATTACCTTGGTAATCGTGGTGGTATTCTTACCGATTGCAATGAGTTCTGGGTTGGTATCTGATATCCTGACGCAGTTCTGTGTAACCGTAGTTATCGCGACAATGTTGTCGCTATTGGCTTCATTTACCATTATTCCTTGGCTTTCATCAAGATTTGGAAAACTGGTTCATCTTTCTGGTAAAAATCCTTTTGAGAAATTTATTCTTTGGTTTGAAAAGCAGTTGGAAAAATTCACACACTGGATTACAGGAATTTTGGAATGGTGTCTGAAAACAACTTTGAGAAGAATAATGACGGTTATCGTAACATTTATTATTTTGATCTCTTCATTCATGTTGGTGGCATTCGGATTTATCGGAGGTGAATTCTTCCCTAAAATGGACAGAGGGCAGTTCCTTGTTCAGATGGAATTACCAAAAGATGCATCGGTAGAGAAAACAAACCAGGTTACTCTTGCCGTTGAAAAATATCTGAGAAATGATAAAGATGTAGTAGATATGATTACAACAGTTGGTCAGCAGTCATCAGGTTTTGGTGGAGCGCAGGCTACATTGTATCAATCAGAAATTCAGGTGATCTTGGTAGATAAATCTTTGCGTAATGAGAGTACAGATATCAAGTCTGCAAGAATCAAAAGAGCGTTAGAAGAGAAATTTACCGGAGTTGAATTTAAAACAGCGCCAATCGGATTAATGGGAGCGGATAACGCGCCAATTGAAATGGTAGTAACGGCTCAGGATAACGAAACAGCAAACAAGGAAGCAAACAGAATTCTTGAATTGCTTAAAAAAGTTCCCGGATCGGTAGATGCTGAATTATCAACGGATTCTGGTAACCCGGAAGTTCAGGTGAATATTGACAGAGATAAAATGGCTTCTTTAGGCTTAAACCTTTCCAGTGTAGGACAAACGATGCAGACTGCATTCAGTGGAAATACAGACGGGAAATTCAGAGCCGGAGAATATGAATATGACATCAACATCCGTTTTGGTGATGCAAACAGACAATCTATTGAAGATGTAAGAAACCTGATATTTACAAACAATAATGGAGAACAAATCAGACTAAGTCAGTTTGCTGAGGTGAAAATGGGTTCAGGACCGAGTTTGTTGGAGCGTAGAGATAAAGCACCTTCTGTAAAGGTAAAATCTAAAGTAGTAGGTCGTCCTGTAGGAGATGTTGCTAATGAATGGGCTGCTCAGTTTATGGATAACGAAAAAACAAAACCGGCTGGTGTAACTTATATCTGGAGTGGAGATATGGAAAATCAGACTGAAGGTTTCGGTACGTTGGGAATCGCTTTATTAGCGGCTATCGTATTGGTTTATTTGGTAATGGTATCCTTGTACGATTCTTTCGTATATCCGTTCGTAGTATTGTTCTCAATTCCGTTGGCATTGATCGGAGTAATGGTAATTCTTGCGATTACCGGAAACTCATTGAATATCTTTACAATGTTAGGGATGATCATGTTGATAGGCTTGGTGGCGAAGAACGCGATTATGATTGTCGACTTTGCCAATATGAGAAAAGCGGCAGGGTTCAGTACTCATGATGCTTTGATTCAGGCAAACCATGCACGTCTTCGTCCGATTTTGATGACTACGATTGCGATGATCTTCGGTATGATTCCGATTGCGATCGCAAAAGGAGCAGGAGCGGAGATGAACAACGGGCTGGCTTGGGTAATCATCGGTGGTTTGACTTCATCGTTATTCCTTACTTTGATTATTGTACCGGTAGTATATTCATTGTTTGATTCTGTTTTAAGAAGAATGGGACAACACGAAAAAGTGGATTATGAAGCTGAAATGAAAGCTGATTATGAACACAGAGAGCTAAGTGAAGACGGATTTACTCCGAAACACGTAGACTAA
- a CDS encoding efflux RND transporter periplasmic adaptor subunit → MKKTLIYIIVAAVLVGLAAYKIAGNKEKQMQEVKEVGKQVDKINVNVITVGRENINTDYSANGTFLPKQEMNQSSEISGRIVSVLVKEGSRVSAGQTLATIKRDAIEVDVTQAKNNLQNAIIDNQRYENAYKTGGVTKQQLDNSRLQLKNAQAAVRAQSVKVNDTNVRAGISGTINKKMVEPGTVVSVGTAMFEIVNINSLKLSVLVDESQVGKIALGQEVAINVNVLPGESFSGRITFIAPKSDASLNFPVEIEVQNRGNLKAGMYATALFKTNHGAETQNMLTVPAEAFVNGVSSGQLFVVNNGTAKLIKVQTGKVYGDKVQILSGLNGGEQVVTSGQINLDNGSKINIVK, encoded by the coding sequence ATGAAAAAAACTTTAATATATATTATCGTCGCGGCGGTATTAGTCGGTTTGGCAGCTTATAAAATTGCCGGCAACAAAGAAAAACAGATGCAGGAAGTAAAAGAAGTGGGTAAGCAGGTTGATAAAATCAATGTAAATGTGATCACGGTAGGCAGAGAAAATATTAACACTGACTATTCTGCTAACGGAACTTTCCTTCCTAAACAGGAAATGAACCAGTCTTCTGAGATTTCAGGACGTATTGTGAGTGTTTTGGTAAAAGAAGGATCAAGAGTTTCGGCTGGTCAAACCTTAGCAACCATTAAAAGAGATGCTATTGAAGTAGATGTAACGCAGGCTAAAAATAATTTACAAAATGCAATCATTGATAATCAGCGTTACGAAAATGCATACAAAACAGGAGGAGTTACAAAACAGCAGCTTGATAATTCAAGATTACAACTGAAAAATGCTCAGGCAGCGGTAAGAGCTCAGAGTGTTAAAGTAAATGATACCAATGTAAGAGCGGGGATCAGCGGTACGATCAACAAAAAAATGGTAGAGCCGGGAACTGTTGTTTCAGTAGGAACTGCAATGTTTGAAATTGTAAACATTAATTCGCTTAAACTTTCTGTTTTAGTAGATGAAAGTCAGGTAGGAAAAATTGCATTAGGGCAAGAAGTGGCTATTAATGTAAATGTTTTACCGGGAGAATCTTTCAGCGGCAGAATTACTTTCATTGCTCCTAAAAGTGATGCTTCTTTAAATTTCCCTGTTGAAATTGAAGTTCAGAACAGAGGAAACCTTAAAGCGGGTATGTATGCGACAGCTTTATTTAAAACTAACCACGGTGCTGAAACTCAAAATATGTTGACGGTTCCTGCAGAAGCTTTCGTAAACGGAGTAAGTTCAGGACAATTGTTCGTTGTGAATAACGGAACTGCTAAATTAATTAAAGTTCAGACCGGAAAAGTATATGGAGATAAAGTTCAGATCTTAAGCGGACTGAATGGTGGGGAGCAAGTCGTTACCAGCGGACAGATCAACCTGGATAACGGTTCGAAAATCAATATCGTAAAGTAA
- a CDS encoding TolC family protein has translation MKRTCITAKKLKIGIAAACMIFGFSSVSAQQQISLQEAIKQALQNKTEAKKAALQIKKAEYKIDEAKAGALPQISATAGVTYNPIIQESLLEFGGEKIRAQFGQPWNSTASVQLQQAIFDQRVFTGLKAAKSTREFYVLNAQLTNEQLIENVATAYYQVFVQEENLKTIEASYANTEKVRNVIQSLVKNGLAKAIDLDRTNVQLTNIGSNKQQLINSVELSKNALKFYMGIPISTEIELEEKTIEPKPELIASTVNLDERMELKVLNKNKELLVFNKKATEAYLYPTVSLTANYGWGANGAKFPLANGLKNGVLWSDYSAIGLNVNIPIFTGGATKAKISQAEIDIQDLDQDIQNTQLSLSLDYKNAITNMENALINIDSMKDNVGLAERVQKNTQSNYQNGLATLTELLDAENALTQAKQNYANALLDYKQAEIKLIKAKGELNTLQNL, from the coding sequence ATGAAAAGAACGTGTATCACTGCAAAAAAGCTAAAAATAGGGATAGCGGCTGCATGTATGATTTTCGGTTTTTCATCAGTATCTGCGCAGCAGCAGATTTCTCTGCAGGAAGCCATAAAACAGGCACTTCAGAACAAAACAGAGGCGAAAAAAGCGGCCTTACAGATCAAAAAAGCCGAATATAAGATTGATGAAGCCAAAGCCGGTGCTTTACCACAGATAAGCGCTACTGCGGGTGTAACTTATAATCCTATTATTCAGGAATCATTGCTGGAATTCGGAGGAGAGAAAATCAGAGCACAATTTGGTCAGCCGTGGAACTCAACAGCTTCTGTACAACTTCAGCAGGCGATTTTTGACCAAAGAGTATTTACGGGTCTTAAAGCAGCAAAATCAACAAGAGAGTTCTATGTTCTGAATGCTCAGTTGACTAATGAGCAATTGATTGAAAACGTTGCCACAGCTTATTACCAGGTATTTGTACAGGAAGAAAATCTTAAAACGATCGAAGCAAGCTATGCGAATACAGAAAAAGTAAGAAATGTAATCCAGAGCCTGGTGAAGAACGGACTGGCAAAGGCAATCGATTTGGATCGTACCAATGTGCAATTGACGAATATTGGATCGAACAAGCAGCAATTGATCAATTCGGTAGAGCTTTCAAAAAATGCATTGAAATTTTATATGGGAATTCCGATCAGTACAGAAATTGAGTTGGAAGAGAAAACAATCGAACCTAAACCTGAATTGATTGCAAGTACTGTAAATCTTGATGAACGTATGGAGCTTAAAGTTTTGAATAAAAACAAAGAACTTCTGGTTTTCAACAAAAAAGCAACGGAAGCTTACCTTTATCCTACAGTGAGCTTAACTGCTAATTATGGATGGGGAGCAAACGGAGCAAAGTTTCCTCTGGCAAACGGTCTTAAAAATGGGGTGCTTTGGAGTGATTATTCGGCGATTGGTTTGAATGTAAATATCCCAATCTTTACCGGAGGCGCTACAAAAGCGAAGATTAGCCAGGCGGAAATCGATATTCAGGATTTAGATCAGGATATTCAGAATACCCAGTTGAGCTTAAGTTTAGATTATAAAAATGCCATCACGAATATGGAAAATGCGTTGATTAATATCGATAGCATGAAAGACAATGTAGGATTGGCAGAAAGAGTTCAGAAAAATACTCAATCTAACTATCAGAACGGTTTAGCAACGCTTACGGAATTATTGGATGCTGAAAATGCGCTGACTCAGGCTAAACAAAACTATGCAAACGCTTTATTAGACTACAAGCAGGCTGAAATAAAGCTTATTAAAGCAAAAGGAGAATTAAACACACTACAAAACTTATAA
- a CDS encoding TetR/AcrR family transcriptional regulator — protein sequence MSNQAKKDQTQELIKETTKNLFFVKGKFDATTQEIADAAGVNRTLINYYFRSRDNLIQIIFDEAQKVEKEKSEIIMNSDLPFKEKIGQFIEGSLSTSLQYPYLETYIVSQINKGNCHKKDIEEDELNKLYKDIELEMEKGTIEKMEPIQFVLNMISLLVFPSAIRPLLMENLMISSEEFDKIISVRKEIILNMLFKK from the coding sequence ATGTCAAATCAAGCCAAAAAAGACCAAACACAAGAATTGATCAAAGAGACAACGAAGAATTTATTCTTTGTGAAAGGGAAGTTTGATGCCACTACTCAGGAAATTGCTGATGCAGCGGGTGTGAACAGAACGCTTATTAATTATTATTTCCGTTCCAGGGATAATCTGATTCAGATCATTTTTGATGAAGCGCAAAAAGTGGAGAAGGAAAAGTCTGAAATAATAATGAACTCTGACCTGCCTTTTAAAGAAAAAATAGGCCAGTTTATCGAAGGAAGCTTATCGACAAGTCTTCAGTATCCTTATCTGGAAACTTATATCGTATCGCAGATTAATAAAGGAAATTGTCATAAAAAAGACATCGAAGAAGATGAACTGAATAAGCTGTATAAAGACATCGAATTAGAAATGGAGAAGGGAACGATTGAAAAAATGGAGCCCATTCAGTTTGTTTTAAATATGATTTCATTATTAGTCTTCCCGAGTGCGATCAGACCTCTGTTAATGGAGAATTTAATGATTAGCAGCGAAGAATTCGATAAGATTATTTCCGTAAGAAAAGAGATTATTTTGAATATGTTGTTCAAAAAATAA